From a single Lolium rigidum isolate FL_2022 chromosome 7, APGP_CSIRO_Lrig_0.1, whole genome shotgun sequence genomic region:
- the LOC124671464 gene encoding protein RGF1 INDUCIBLE TRANSCRIPTION FACTOR 1-like yields MKRELVPSWLELLLTTQFFTICMSHLSSARNECNLFCIDCEAPKVAFCYYCRQRHHSTHRVIQVRRSSYHDVVRVAELHDILDISDVQTYVINSATVVFLNERPQQQRVCGVSMVKASSSSYSCESCNRALLDAFRFCSLGCNLKGIKEDMETTVVMRNKTDCASNDDDMDLSTGSTANTENNRESYSDAEYYEKSPPTKTTRHRRKGIPRRAPFF; encoded by the exons ATGAAAAGGGAATTGGTGCCTTCTTGGCTAGAGCTACTGCTCACAACACAATTCTTTACAATATGCATGAGCCACCTATCCTCTGCTCGCAATGAGTGTAACCTATTTTGCATAGATTGCGAGGCGCCAAAAGTTGCCTTTTGCTACTATTGCCGTCAGCGTCATCATTCTACTCACCGTGTCATCCAG GTACGTCGATCATCGTACCATGATGTGGTCAGAGTTGCTGAGTTACATGACATCCTTGATATCAGTGATGTGCAAACCTATGTGATCAATAGTGCAACAGTTGTTTTTCTTAATGAGCGCCCACAACAACAACGTGTTTGTGGTGTTTCCATGGTCAAGGCGTCGTCTTCATCATATAGTTGCGAGAGTTGCAATCGTGCTCTTCTTGATGCATTCCGCTTCTGCTCTCTTGGTTGCAAC CTAAAAGGAATTAAGGAGGATATGGAGACAACTGTTGTGATGAGAAACAAAACTGACTGTGCCAGCAATGATGATGATATGGACTTAAGTACTGGATCAACTGCAAACACCGAAAACAACAGAGAGAGTTATAGTGATGCCGAATATTATGAAAAATCACCACCAACAAAGACTACTCGTCATAGGCGAAAGGGGATTCCTCGGCGTGCACCATTTTTTTGA